From the Oleiphilus messinensis genome, one window contains:
- the dnaE gene encoding DNA polymerase III subunit alpha, whose product MAPQFIHLRIHTEFSLVDGLVKIKPLIGKIAEFNMPAVAITDQSNMCALVKFYKGCNGAGIKPIIGVDLWVNNQDDRDDPSRITLYAMNETGYANIIELVSLGFTQGQYMERPIVSYEWLEQCREGVIALSGAKLGEVGKALLAGKIDYARERLRYWMALYPDAFYLELQRTGRSNDEECVHQSVNLASEMACPVVATNDVHFLAPEDFDAHEARVCIHDSRTLDDPRRERRYSEEQYLKTEAEMCELFADIPEALENSVEIAKRCTVDVRLGEYFLPEYPIPDGLTMDEFFTKISEEGLDERLESILDKNASNYQEERQRYFDRLKFELDIITQMGFPGYFLIVMDFIQWAKNNGVPVGPGRGSGAGSLVAYVLKITDLDPLQYDLLFERFLNPERVSMPDFDVDFCMEGRDRVIDYVAENYGRMAVSQIITFGTMAAKAVVRDVARVQGKPYSMGDRLSKMIPFEVGMTLAKAFDAEEPLREYLDQDEEARDVWEMAVKLEGITRNVGKHAGGVVIAPTKLVDFSPLYCDEDGSGLVTQFDKGDVEEAGLVKFDFLGLRTLTIIKWALEMINPRRAEKGESELDIAFIPLDDAKSFAMLKRAETTAVFQLESRGMKDLIRRLQPDNIEDMIALVALFRPGPLESGMVDDFINRKHGRAEVAYPHPDFQHDSLQTILEPTYGVIVYQEQVMQIAQTLAGYTLGGADLLRRAMGKKKPEEMAKQRDTFREGAVSQGVEPDLAMKIFDLVEKFAGYGFNKSHSAAYALVSYQTLWLKAHYPSEFMAAVLTADMQNTDKVVTLIDECRKMKLNLVLPDVNTSEYTFTVNDSGHIVYGLGAVKGLGEGPVSSIMDAREKGGPFMNLFDFCARVDARKVNKRALEALIKSGALDSIGPSRGRLMASIEEAVKRADQNSRNQNAGMEDLFGEVVPDEVEGEDVYAASVDAREWSDKERLNGEKDTLGLYLTGHPFDEYEKEVRQFSSSSIVDLKINKSTQNIVGLVVAARTMKNKRGDTMAFITLDDRTARIEVALFSEAYEVSRDYLQMDTILVVEGEVSEDRHSGGIKVNARRCYDITEARRQHAKGMVLDVEMPAIKNGFMQELQETLSPYRQAESCPVYIRYTRPDALSMLELGPSWTVLPTDELVQGLRYMLGTRKVYLTYD is encoded by the coding sequence ATGGCACCACAGTTTATCCATTTACGTATCCATACTGAATTTTCGCTGGTTGATGGTCTGGTAAAAATCAAACCCCTTATCGGCAAAATTGCTGAATTCAATATGCCTGCGGTGGCGATTACGGATCAGTCTAATATGTGCGCCCTCGTGAAATTCTATAAAGGGTGTAATGGTGCCGGGATCAAGCCGATTATCGGGGTCGATTTGTGGGTGAACAATCAGGATGACCGGGATGACCCGTCCCGCATTACGCTGTATGCGATGAATGAAACCGGCTACGCCAATATTATTGAACTCGTATCACTGGGCTTTACCCAAGGGCAGTACATGGAGCGCCCAATCGTAAGCTACGAGTGGCTGGAGCAGTGTCGAGAGGGGGTAATCGCACTCTCGGGGGCAAAACTGGGGGAAGTCGGCAAAGCGCTGTTGGCGGGGAAGATAGATTATGCCCGAGAGCGCCTCCGCTACTGGATGGCGTTGTATCCTGATGCTTTTTATCTGGAGCTGCAACGCACCGGGCGCAGTAATGATGAAGAATGTGTCCACCAATCCGTAAATCTGGCTTCCGAGATGGCATGTCCGGTTGTGGCGACCAATGATGTGCACTTTCTCGCGCCGGAGGATTTTGATGCCCACGAAGCTAGGGTGTGTATTCATGACAGTAGAACGCTTGACGATCCCCGTCGGGAGCGGCGCTACAGCGAAGAGCAATATCTGAAAACCGAAGCGGAAATGTGCGAATTATTCGCCGATATTCCAGAGGCTTTGGAGAATTCCGTTGAGATTGCAAAGCGGTGTACCGTAGATGTGCGCCTCGGTGAGTACTTCCTGCCAGAGTATCCCATACCGGATGGTCTCACGATGGATGAGTTTTTCACCAAAATCTCTGAAGAGGGATTGGATGAGCGGCTTGAATCTATTCTGGATAAGAATGCATCGAATTATCAGGAAGAGCGACAACGCTATTTTGATCGGTTGAAATTTGAACTGGATATCATTACCCAGATGGGGTTCCCGGGTTACTTCCTGATCGTAATGGACTTTATTCAGTGGGCGAAAAACAATGGTGTTCCAGTTGGGCCGGGACGGGGTTCCGGTGCGGGATCATTGGTTGCCTATGTATTGAAAATCACGGATCTGGATCCGTTGCAGTACGATTTGCTGTTCGAGCGGTTTTTGAATCCAGAACGGGTTTCGATGCCTGACTTTGACGTTGACTTCTGTATGGAGGGGCGAGACCGGGTTATTGACTATGTGGCCGAAAATTATGGCCGAATGGCGGTTTCGCAGATCATTACGTTCGGAACCATGGCCGCAAAAGCGGTGGTGCGGGACGTCGCACGGGTACAAGGTAAACCTTACTCAATGGGGGATCGACTATCGAAGATGATTCCATTTGAAGTGGGGATGACGTTGGCTAAAGCATTTGATGCAGAAGAGCCCTTACGGGAATATCTTGATCAGGATGAAGAGGCTCGTGATGTCTGGGAGATGGCCGTCAAACTTGAGGGCATTACCCGGAACGTCGGTAAGCACGCGGGTGGGGTGGTCATCGCACCAACGAAACTGGTGGACTTTTCGCCGCTTTATTGCGATGAGGATGGCAGTGGACTGGTGACCCAGTTTGACAAGGGGGATGTCGAGGAAGCGGGGCTGGTCAAATTTGACTTCCTGGGATTGCGCACGCTGACCATTATTAAATGGGCGCTGGAAATGATTAATCCCCGGCGCGCTGAAAAAGGTGAATCGGAACTCGATATTGCCTTCATTCCTCTGGATGACGCGAAGTCGTTCGCCATGTTGAAACGTGCGGAAACTACAGCGGTTTTCCAGCTTGAAAGCCGGGGCATGAAAGATCTGATTCGACGCCTGCAGCCCGATAACATCGAAGATATGATCGCATTGGTGGCCCTGTTCCGTCCGGGGCCACTGGAATCCGGCATGGTAGATGATTTTATCAACCGGAAGCACGGTCGGGCTGAAGTGGCCTACCCACACCCTGATTTCCAGCACGACAGTCTGCAAACCATACTTGAGCCGACGTACGGGGTCATCGTCTATCAGGAACAGGTTATGCAGATCGCTCAAACCCTGGCGGGCTATACGCTGGGTGGCGCGGACTTGTTACGTCGGGCCATGGGTAAAAAGAAGCCCGAAGAAATGGCGAAACAGCGTGATACCTTCCGAGAGGGGGCGGTTAGTCAGGGAGTTGAACCGGATCTGGCGATGAAAATCTTTGACCTTGTGGAAAAATTCGCAGGGTACGGTTTTAACAAATCCCATTCTGCAGCTTACGCACTTGTTTCCTATCAAACTCTTTGGCTCAAGGCCCATTACCCTTCAGAGTTTATGGCAGCGGTGCTTACTGCGGATATGCAGAACACCGATAAAGTTGTGACCTTGATCGATGAATGCCGGAAGATGAAATTAAATCTGGTATTGCCCGATGTTAATACCAGTGAGTATACGTTTACCGTAAATGATTCCGGCCATATCGTCTACGGACTCGGTGCGGTAAAAGGATTGGGGGAAGGTCCGGTCAGTAGCATTATGGATGCACGGGAGAAAGGGGGGCCTTTCATGAATCTCTTCGATTTTTGCGCCCGTGTTGATGCTCGCAAAGTCAATAAGCGAGCGTTGGAGGCGTTGATCAAATCCGGTGCTCTGGATTCAATCGGCCCCAGCAGAGGGCGATTAATGGCCAGTATTGAAGAGGCTGTAAAACGGGCGGACCAGAACAGTCGTAATCAAAATGCGGGTATGGAAGACCTGTTTGGTGAGGTGGTGCCCGATGAGGTTGAAGGGGAGGATGTCTATGCCGCTTCAGTGGATGCTCGCGAGTGGAGTGACAAAGAACGTTTGAATGGCGAGAAGGACACGTTGGGCCTTTACCTTACCGGTCACCCCTTTGATGAGTACGAAAAAGAGGTGCGGCAGTTTTCGAGTTCCTCTATCGTTGATCTCAAGATCAATAAAAGCACACAAAATATTGTTGGACTGGTGGTTGCTGCCCGGACCATGAAAAACAAGCGGGGCGATACCATGGCATTCATAACACTCGATGACCGCACCGCACGAATCGAGGTTGCTTTGTTCTCGGAAGCTTATGAAGTCAGTCGCGATTACCTGCAAATGGATACCATACTGGTCGTCGAGGGAGAGGTCAGTGAAGACCGGCACTCTGGCGGAATCAAGGTAAATGCCCGTCGCTGCTACGATATTACAGAAGCGCGCCGTCAGCATGCCAAAGGTATGGTCCTGGATGTTGAAATGCCGGCGATCAAAAACGGCTTCATGCAGGAATTGCAGGAAACGTTGAGCCCCTATCGTCAGGCCGAATCCTGTCCGGTTTATATTCGTTATACCCGGCCAGATGCACTTTCAATGCTGGAGCTTGGGCCGTCCTGGACGGTGTTGCCAACGGATGAACTGGTCCAGGGACTTCGGTACATGCTCGGTACCAGGAAAGTGTATCTGACCTATGATTAA
- a CDS encoding TlpA family protein disulfide reductase has protein sequence MKTLFLRAARFGWQFIFVAFGIVACDGRDPGMASSMTDNVTEQVPFNPEQSQAWRASQDHWRLINYWAEWCKPCVTEIPELNELHAAGDVIVFGYNYDGLSGDKLESSMQRLGIEFEPLSGDPADHFELEALQVLPVSLLITPAGELSQVLYGPQSAKKIMALIQ, from the coding sequence TTGAAAACACTCTTTTTGCGTGCTGCACGTTTCGGATGGCAGTTTATTTTCGTCGCTTTTGGTATCGTGGCCTGTGATGGTCGTGATCCAGGCATGGCATCTTCAATGACGGATAACGTGACAGAGCAGGTGCCCTTCAACCCTGAGCAAAGTCAGGCGTGGCGCGCGAGCCAAGACCATTGGCGGCTGATTAATTACTGGGCTGAATGGTGTAAGCCCTGTGTGACTGAAATACCGGAATTGAATGAACTGCATGCCGCGGGGGATGTGATTGTGTTCGGCTACAATTACGATGGCCTTTCCGGCGATAAACTCGAGAGCAGTATGCAACGATTAGGCATCGAGTTTGAACCGCTTTCAGGGGATCCGGCCGACCACTTTGAGCTTGAGGCGCTGCAGGTACTGCCAGTGTCCTTGTTAATTACTCCGGCGGGTGAGTTGTCACAGGTACTCTACGGCCCGCAATCCGCAAAAAAAATCATGGCTCTTATCCAGTAA
- the arsC gene encoding arsenate reductase (glutaredoxin) (This arsenate reductase requires both glutathione and glutaredoxin to convert arsenate to arsenite, after which the efflux transporter formed by ArsA and ArsB can extrude the arsenite from the cell, providing resistance.), with protein MTDSIQILHNPRCSKSRQTLALLEAKGIEPEVILYLDTPPTAQELAVIIQKLGITPRELMRNKETEFKDQGLKDPELSDAQLIEAMINTPKLIERPIVIRGDKAVLGRPPENIDELF; from the coding sequence ATGACTGATTCAATCCAGATTCTACATAACCCGCGCTGCTCAAAATCCCGTCAAACGCTTGCACTGCTGGAAGCGAAAGGAATTGAACCAGAAGTAATTCTCTATCTGGATACCCCGCCAACCGCGCAGGAGCTGGCAGTCATTATCCAAAAGCTCGGCATCACGCCACGGGAATTGATGCGGAACAAAGAGACAGAATTCAAAGATCAAGGATTGAAAGATCCAGAACTCAGCGACGCACAACTGATCGAAGCGATGATCAACACCCCCAAACTGATTGAAAGACCCATTGTCATCCGTGGCGACAAAGCCGTTCTCGGCCGCCCACCCGAAAATATCGATGAGTTATTCTGA